A DNA window from uncultured Methanoregula sp. contains the following coding sequences:
- a CDS encoding metal-dependent transcriptional regulator, giving the protein MTSEQLEEYLESILDIEAKDGIAKTSAIAKCLKVAPASVTEALQVLSEKGLVHYEPYKGATLTDLGRGMARKVKRRHRLLEVFLTDVLHIKRENVHDEACKMEHTLSDETECALCKLLKAPARCPHGSLIEACNRQVDSCSACLEGTEAFSPCLRGEHLIPVTTLSPGEKGTIAFIRGDNTVVQRLTDLGLTLKTEIQLIRKAPMLGPVEIGVRKTKLAIDHAIADHIFVTSCREKTG; this is encoded by the coding sequence ATGACCTCCGAGCAGCTGGAAGAGTACCTTGAGAGCATTCTGGACATTGAGGCAAAGGACGGAATAGCCAAAACGTCCGCGATAGCAAAGTGTCTGAAAGTTGCCCCGGCCAGTGTGACTGAGGCGCTCCAGGTGCTCTCGGAAAAAGGGCTGGTCCATTACGAACCCTACAAGGGAGCGACCTTAACGGATCTGGGCCGCGGGATGGCCCGGAAGGTCAAGCGGCGCCACCGGCTCCTCGAGGTGTTCCTGACCGATGTCCTCCATATCAAAAGGGAGAATGTCCATGACGAGGCCTGCAAGATGGAGCATACCCTTTCCGACGAGACGGAATGCGCCCTCTGCAAGCTCTTAAAAGCCCCTGCCCGGTGTCCTCACGGAAGCCTCATCGAAGCCTGCAACCGGCAGGTGGATAGCTGCTCAGCCTGCCTTGAGGGAACTGAGGCCTTTTCCCCCTGTTTGCGGGGTGAACACCTGATCCCCGTCACCACCCTGTCACCCGGCGAGAAAGGCACCATCGCGTTCATACGGGGCGACAACACCGTTGTCCAGCGCCTAACCGACCTCGGTCTTACCCTGAAAACCGAGATCCAGCTGATCCGGAAAGCCCCTATGCTCGGCCCGGTGGAGATCGGGGTCCGGAAGACAAAACTTGCCATCGATCACGCTATAGCGGACCACATCTTTGTCACCTCCTGCCGGGAGAAAACCGGATGA
- a CDS encoding type IV pilin — translation MSDRTILYTGKKRYLPTGERAVSEVIGATLLISIVVIAIAVIGVAINSQPPPQKIPAVSAVISNTGNTIHIYHDGGDYLQKDQFSIYFDGVKEPISSFSNNGNSAWTSWSIGQSLDFPLASGQSPGLVQIVYTGTGSSEVIAYADFNAGTIHYNPTSGPTGTTTTGTVTTATSTTTTTTTTTTTSTTTTTTTTTTPAVPIQANFTASPTSGYTPLAVQFTDLSTGPVNNWSWSYGDGNSSYAQNPQYTYPIAGNYTVSLTVKNTTTGATNTLTKTNYIWAQTFAEYVANESVFVYGSKLYFMGSRVVGPGSTVILTGTSITTGDFNGGAIVDVSNIYVDGDVSLNSGSASWGSSSSPGVIFVNGDMSVLSGGRDFYGDIYVNGNFNIKDSRIHGNVYADGDVTLDWTPTLDTNSYIYYTGTLNHPASYPTEILDKCIYQDTVPTKSMPDLTMPSAKTSAWYTSHGYTSSSGGTLTDNMKIIADSGYTSSSWSSSATNIVIIARNGDITLNQGWGYITGVLYAPNGKVTYDGGDFQGLVIARDGFYVTHGGTTVTFKNLGDYFSSSADYPF, via the coding sequence ATGTCTGATCGGACGATCCTGTATACGGGAAAAAAACGATACCTCCCCACGGGAGAGCGTGCCGTCTCCGAAGTGATAGGAGCCACCCTGCTCATCTCAATCGTGGTGATAGCCATTGCCGTAATCGGGGTGGCAATCAATTCCCAGCCTCCGCCCCAGAAGATCCCTGCCGTCAGTGCGGTCATCTCCAACACCGGCAATACCATCCATATATACCACGATGGCGGGGACTACCTGCAAAAAGACCAGTTCTCCATCTACTTTGACGGGGTCAAAGAGCCGATCTCCTCGTTTTCGAATAACGGGAATTCGGCCTGGACCAGCTGGAGTATCGGCCAGTCTCTTGATTTTCCCCTGGCAAGCGGCCAGTCTCCCGGTCTCGTCCAGATTGTCTATACCGGGACCGGATCATCTGAAGTGATCGCATATGCCGACTTCAATGCCGGGACGATCCATTACAATCCAACCTCTGGACCAACAGGTACAACTACGACCGGCACCGTAACCACGGCGACCTCAACAACCACTACGACAACCACGACAACGACGACTAGCACAACAACAACCACTACGACTACAACAACCCCTGCGGTACCCATCCAGGCGAATTTCACCGCGTCTCCGACGAGCGGCTACACGCCACTCGCCGTACAATTCACCGATCTGTCAACGGGACCGGTGAACAACTGGAGCTGGAGTTACGGGGACGGCAACTCATCCTATGCTCAGAACCCGCAGTATACCTATCCTATCGCAGGGAATTACACCGTCTCCCTAACCGTGAAAAATACCACCACCGGTGCAACCAATACCTTGACGAAAACGAACTACATCTGGGCCCAGACCTTTGCTGAATACGTAGCGAACGAGAGCGTCTTTGTCTATGGCAGCAAGTTGTATTTCATGGGTTCACGCGTTGTCGGACCGGGTTCTACCGTGATCCTCACCGGAACCTCGATAACCACCGGTGACTTCAACGGTGGTGCCATCGTGGATGTCAGCAACATCTATGTTGATGGAGATGTTTCCCTGAACAGCGGCAGTGCCAGCTGGGGGTCGTCATCCAGTCCCGGCGTTATCTTTGTGAATGGCGATATGTCGGTACTGTCCGGTGGAAGGGACTTTTATGGGGACATCTATGTCAATGGAAATTTCAATATAAAGGATTCCAGGATCCATGGCAATGTCTATGCTGACGGCGATGTCACCCTTGACTGGACCCCGACGCTCGATACCAATTCCTATATCTATTACACAGGCACGCTCAACCATCCCGCGTCCTACCCGACGGAGATACTGGACAAGTGCATATACCAGGACACCGTTCCGACCAAGTCAATGCCCGATCTCACGATGCCTTCGGCGAAGACTTCTGCTTGGTATACCTCCCACGGGTACACCTCGTCATCAGGAGGAACCCTGACCGATAACATGAAGATCATCGCAGACAGTGGCTACACGTCAAGTTCGTGGAGTTCCTCGGCAACGAACATTGTAATTATCGCCCGCAACGGGGATATCACCCTGAATCAGGGCTGGGGTTATATCACCGGCGTTTTGTATGCCCCCAACGGGAAGGTGACCTATGATGGAGGCGACTTCCAGGGTCTCGTGATAGCAAGGGACGGCTTCTATGTCACGCATGGCGGAACTACGGTAACGTTCAAGAACCTTGGTGATTATTTCAGCAGTTCTGCCGATTATCCGTTCTAA
- the feoB gene encoding ferrous iron transport protein B: MSGCGDCPGCTPLPVMPKGKSEFVVALAGNANVGKSATFNQLTGVDQDIGNWPGKTVERAEGLLQHRGQRIRIIDLPGIYSITTLSTEEQISREFIAHDHPDVVVNVIDASALERNLFFTLQLTELESPMILAVNQMDLALKKGISIDLRKLSTLLGIPVVPTIATQGKGIAELSDAIVSAIATRPKPHLLPYGKEVEDRIRKLMALLPAGSVSYPTRWTAIKLLEADSDTIWEARKNAPAAAEAALIFRQELEKIHGEPAATILSNERYLVSEQLVAEVTEIRTPGDHEVSLTERIDRLALHPVMGYLLLILIIGGLLIWTFIVGAWISDLLTVFLSGIAPVQPLVKGSVTDIIFNGAWTGLVAALTLILPYVIPFYLFLALIEDSGLLTRFSLMLDRGMHKMGLHGKAIIPLVLGFGCTVPACLSCRIIESPKQKFLAAFLVTLVPCSARTIVILGVVALFVNIWWALALYLFDFILIIVLGRLAFRLLPGESVGMIMEMPDYHVPTAPVVLGQTWQRTKSLIWIVLPAYIVGSIAITAAYAGGFLEPINTILSPITVLLLGLPALTGAVFVFGFIRKEMTILALAALFGTTIFSTILTPVQLIVFGLVAMLYAPCISTLLALSKEFGWKQALSIAALETALAVFFGAIAFRLLSLWM; encoded by the coding sequence ATGAGTGGTTGCGGCGACTGTCCCGGGTGCACACCGCTGCCGGTCATGCCCAAAGGGAAGAGCGAATTTGTTGTCGCTCTTGCCGGCAACGCCAATGTAGGGAAGAGCGCAACGTTCAACCAGCTGACCGGGGTAGACCAGGACATCGGAAACTGGCCGGGCAAAACGGTCGAGCGTGCCGAGGGTCTCCTCCAGCACCGCGGTCAGCGGATCCGCATAATCGACCTGCCGGGGATCTATTCCATCACTACCCTCTCTACCGAAGAACAGATCTCCCGTGAATTCATTGCCCACGATCACCCGGACGTTGTGGTCAATGTGATCGATGCATCGGCGCTTGAGCGGAACCTGTTCTTCACCCTCCAGCTCACGGAACTCGAGAGCCCCATGATCCTTGCCGTCAACCAGATGGACCTTGCGCTGAAAAAAGGGATTTCCATAGATCTCCGGAAACTCTCCACGCTTCTCGGTATCCCTGTTGTTCCTACCATTGCAACCCAGGGAAAAGGCATTGCCGAGCTGTCGGACGCAATCGTCTCGGCCATTGCAACAAGGCCTAAGCCGCACCTGCTTCCCTATGGAAAGGAAGTGGAAGACCGGATCCGGAAACTCATGGCTCTCCTTCCGGCCGGTTCAGTGAGTTATCCGACCCGCTGGACAGCGATCAAACTGCTGGAAGCCGATTCCGATACAATCTGGGAGGCACGAAAAAATGCTCCCGCAGCGGCGGAAGCAGCCCTGATCTTCCGGCAGGAACTGGAAAAGATACACGGAGAACCGGCTGCAACCATCCTGAGCAACGAGCGGTATCTGGTATCAGAGCAGCTGGTTGCGGAAGTAACAGAGATCCGCACTCCGGGCGATCATGAAGTATCCTTGACCGAGCGGATTGACCGGCTGGCACTCCACCCGGTCATGGGCTATCTTCTCCTGATACTGATCATCGGCGGGCTCCTCATCTGGACATTCATAGTCGGGGCCTGGATCTCCGACCTCCTCACGGTATTCCTTTCCGGTATTGCTCCTGTCCAGCCTCTTGTCAAAGGATCAGTTACGGATATCATATTCAACGGTGCCTGGACCGGTCTTGTTGCTGCCCTTACGCTGATCCTCCCCTATGTGATCCCGTTCTACCTGTTCCTTGCCCTTATCGAGGATTCGGGACTGCTCACCCGGTTCTCCCTGATGCTTGACCGGGGAATGCACAAGATGGGCCTGCACGGCAAGGCTATCATCCCCCTTGTCCTTGGATTCGGGTGCACGGTCCCGGCCTGCCTCTCGTGCAGGATCATCGAATCCCCCAAACAGAAGTTCCTTGCCGCCTTCCTGGTCACTCTCGTGCCCTGCTCGGCCCGGACCATCGTCATCCTCGGGGTCGTCGCACTCTTCGTAAATATCTGGTGGGCGCTTGCCCTGTACCTTTTTGATTTCATCCTGATCATTGTCCTCGGCCGTCTTGCCTTCCGCCTCCTTCCCGGTGAATCCGTCGGAATGATCATGGAGATGCCCGATTACCATGTCCCCACTGCTCCCGTGGTACTCGGCCAGACCTGGCAGCGGACCAAATCGCTCATCTGGATTGTCCTTCCTGCATATATTGTCGGCAGCATCGCGATCACCGCTGCATACGCCGGTGGGTTCCTTGAACCGATCAATACGATCCTTTCCCCTATTACCGTCCTCCTCCTCGGCCTTCCGGCCCTGACCGGTGCCGTGTTCGTCTTCGGCTTTATCCGGAAGGAGATGACCATTCTCGCCCTCGCTGCATTGTTCGGGACAACGATCTTCTCCACGATCTTAACCCCGGTCCAGCTCATCGTCTTTGGTCTTGTGGCCATGCTGTATGCTCCCTGTATCTCAACCCTCCTTGCCCTGTCAAAGGAATTCGGCTGGAAACAGGCCCTCTCCATAGCCGCACTCGAGACTGCCCTTGCGGTTTTTTTCGGGGCGATCGCGTTCCGGCTGCTATCCCTTTGGATGTAA
- a CDS encoding response regulator has product MQTVLVVDDSSFITEGLASILKKNYRTIISSGGEMCLEILKKETPDIIILDILMEPMDGWETLLHIRENPAIRHIPVIMFSAKKISPFEAETHHPYIDEYITKPVNPRNLLDTIAKVLSRKEAARKTLQLWRQAGLPAEEIEEYARLLTSIEVDRGLCSNMLQQLATGRKDAPAEDIRRSVEIIESRIQKSSLQAEEIAHKGELLVAARGGESWIPDNSDDADILPEEPGQDGYRPVPDITVIGAGETEPAITGVDPPASPTPQPGDISRDVGDPVDRRVSRDLDKIESGSAFSPERTSTSQNQKRYATEDRDTVFLPGSGIDVTATPTDIPAQCNPMLTMISESLFEEEPDPEPVKNPDISLQHEEKTPVPEQKPEDRTQVQTPPVPAKVPVRQTPKPDYSGRSITQKTRDIQKNKAAGKTPVPKESSPSPGIFARIIQAILNLFSRKKP; this is encoded by the coding sequence ATGCAGACCGTTCTTGTTGTGGATGACAGCAGTTTCATCACCGAGGGTCTTGCTTCGATCTTGAAGAAAAATTACCGGACGATCATCTCTTCCGGGGGGGAGATGTGCCTGGAGATCTTAAAAAAGGAGACCCCGGATATCATCATCCTCGATATCCTCATGGAACCCATGGACGGGTGGGAGACGCTCCTGCATATCCGGGAGAACCCCGCGATCCGCCACATCCCGGTCATCATGTTCTCGGCAAAAAAGATCAGCCCCTTTGAAGCCGAGACGCACCACCCGTATATCGATGAATACATCACCAAACCGGTCAACCCGAGAAACCTGCTGGACACTATCGCAAAGGTCCTCTCCCGCAAGGAGGCTGCCCGGAAGACTCTCCAGCTCTGGAGACAGGCCGGCTTGCCGGCGGAAGAGATCGAGGAATATGCGCGACTCCTGACCAGTATAGAAGTGGACCGGGGACTCTGCTCCAACATGCTGCAGCAGCTTGCAACCGGCCGGAAAGATGCCCCTGCCGAGGATATCCGCAGATCGGTTGAGATCATTGAATCCCGTATCCAGAAAAGCAGCCTCCAGGCGGAAGAGATTGCCCATAAAGGTGAACTCCTTGTTGCAGCCCGGGGCGGTGAGAGTTGGATTCCGGACAACAGCGATGATGCAGATATCTTACCGGAAGAGCCGGGACAGGACGGATACCGGCCGGTACCAGATATCACGGTGATTGGGGCGGGGGAAACGGAGCCGGCGATCACAGGGGTGGACCCCCCGGCATCCCCTACTCCCCAGCCAGGAGATATTTCAAGGGATGTCGGGGATCCTGTCGACAGGAGGGTCAGCAGAGACTTAGACAAAATAGAGAGCGGCAGTGCATTTTCCCCGGAGAGGACATCTACATCCCAAAACCAGAAACGGTATGCAACAGAAGATCGGGACACCGTTTTTCTCCCGGGTTCGGGTATTGATGTGACTGCCACGCCGACTGATATTCCCGCACAATGCAATCCGATGTTAACGATGATATCCGAGAGTCTGTTCGAAGAAGAACCAGACCCGGAACCTGTGAAGAACCCGGATATATCCCTGCAGCACGAGGAAAAAACACCGGTCCCTGAACAAAAACCGGAGGATCGGACACAGGTTCAGACTCCTCCAGTTCCTGCCAAGGTACCGGTCAGGCAAACACCAAAACCGGACTATTCTGGCAGATCTATTACACAAAAAACCCGGGATATCCAAAAAAACAAGGCTGCCGGAAAAACCCCTGTTCCAAAGGAATCGTCCCCGTCACCGGGTATTTTTGCGCGGATTATCCAGGCAATCCTGAACCTGTTCTCTCGGAAAAAACCTTAG
- a CDS encoding PKD domain-containing protein, which produces MTGSDDFGVSDTLGAILLVAVVAVAFSIIAVSFLSKPIQEPAPALSADITTSGNTINLRHDGGDPIAKSDLQILVDNQDKTSQFSTGGGTGWSTWSIGDTLTYTGSSAPSSVQIVYNHGSSSQLLQSWGMPPSAYTPGPTTPITPTPTVAPVPVAGFTGTPTSGTAPLTVTFTDTSTNNPTSWYWDFGDGGTATTRNATHQYNVPGIFSVSLTATNSGGGNTLVRSGYIVVNPTITASAGTGGIITPNGSVVVPYGGSQAFSISKNTGYHIADVLVNGNSAGAVTTYTFPSVTADQTIAASFAQNTRAQIYYEGFESGTGAWSFTGDNSRQTGNVPKNQTASIRLRNTGTMTRTISTSGYSGIIVQFGWCAQSLDSSSEYVRAEYSTDGGSSWTTISQITGPTGSPTTLTIVTSSTLASAADNLSSFRLRFRIAGSASNDLLFVDDVKLTGIPN; this is translated from the coding sequence GTGACCGGATCCGATGATTTCGGGGTATCCGACACCCTGGGGGCAATTCTCCTGGTAGCCGTTGTTGCAGTAGCCTTCTCTATCATTGCGGTTTCCTTCCTGTCGAAACCGATCCAGGAACCGGCACCGGCGCTGTCGGCCGATATCACAACATCAGGAAACACGATCAACCTGCGTCATGACGGGGGAGACCCGATAGCAAAGAGCGATTTGCAGATCCTCGTTGACAACCAGGATAAGACCAGCCAGTTCAGCACCGGGGGAGGAACGGGCTGGTCAACCTGGTCGATCGGTGACACGCTCACGTACACGGGAAGCAGCGCGCCCAGCAGTGTCCAGATCGTGTACAACCATGGTTCTTCCTCGCAGCTCCTCCAGTCCTGGGGAATGCCCCCTTCTGCATACACCCCGGGTCCGACCACCCCCATCACGCCGACTCCTACGGTGGCTCCCGTGCCCGTGGCAGGATTCACCGGTACGCCAACTTCAGGGACTGCTCCCCTGACCGTCACGTTCACGGACACCTCGACCAACAACCCCACGTCCTGGTACTGGGACTTCGGTGACGGTGGGACCGCGACAACCCGGAACGCCACGCACCAGTATAACGTTCCGGGAATCTTTTCAGTCTCTCTCACGGCAACAAATTCCGGGGGGGGCAATACCCTTGTCAGGTCCGGGTATATCGTTGTCAACCCCACGATAACCGCATCAGCAGGAACCGGGGGGATCATAACCCCGAACGGTTCCGTTGTTGTGCCCTATGGTGGCAGCCAGGCATTTTCCATCAGCAAGAACACCGGATATCATATCGCTGACGTGCTTGTAAACGGGAACTCTGCAGGGGCTGTCACAACCTATACGTTCCCATCGGTTACCGCGGATCAGACCATCGCGGCTTCCTTTGCCCAGAACACCCGGGCGCAGATCTATTACGAGGGTTTTGAATCCGGTACCGGGGCATGGTCGTTTACCGGTGACAACAGCCGCCAGACCGGGAATGTACCCAAGAACCAGACCGCAAGTATCCGGCTCAGGAATACCGGCACCATGACCCGGACTATCTCAACGTCCGGATACTCGGGCATCATAGTACAGTTCGGGTGGTGTGCCCAGAGCCTTGACTCCTCCTCTGAGTATGTCCGGGCAGAATATTCTACGGACGGCGGGTCCAGCTGGACAACCATATCGCAGATCACCGGGCCTACAGGAAGCCCGACAACCCTAACGATAGTCACGTCATCAACGCTTGCCTCAGCAGCTGACAACCTCTCATCATTCCGGTTACGATTCCGCATAGCTGGCAGTGCTTCCAATGATCTCCTCTTTGTCGATGATGTGAAGCTGACCGGTATCCCCAACTGA
- a CDS encoding ADP-ribosylation factor-like protein, which translates to MISTGINALDEMLGGGIPGGDKVIYSMEPGVNGQFFMTSTLAAALKKGLTCLVIMPNTTVDAFRHDAIAMQVDKKTLCSDRLLFIDAIDGERIQKGATSKESKARDWKARIQKICQDHRIDVIFAYFDLLYEEFGLETGLCILESALQGRKTTLILEHLNLEGDPLVEQFIKKHAFDLVLTIRLSTHPLPPFSYFTLVHASWAPIPIRSIPFSIHEGMVIPYIPKIVVIGPEKSGKSTFISHASGAGKVPPVADRGREPVPGSMDFGWLKWKNFDITLYGIPGGLLAHQVLPALHHAMGVVIVIDASDPGRISQAKDLALLVAKQRIPVVIAANRKQEDAVMTEDEIRSTLQIPREIPLYFISANDSDDVHRVLESLVNYITRIPF; encoded by the coding sequence ATGATCTCAACCGGGATAAATGCCCTGGACGAGATGCTGGGGGGCGGCATCCCCGGGGGGGACAAAGTAATCTACAGCATGGAGCCCGGCGTCAATGGTCAGTTCTTCATGACATCGACCCTTGCCGCAGCCTTGAAAAAAGGGCTGACCTGCCTGGTCATCATGCCCAATACCACGGTCGATGCATTCCGGCATGACGCGATAGCAATGCAGGTGGATAAAAAAACCCTCTGCTCGGACAGGCTCCTCTTCATCGATGCAATTGACGGAGAGAGGATCCAGAAAGGGGCAACTTCAAAAGAGTCAAAAGCCCGCGACTGGAAAGCCCGGATCCAGAAGATCTGTCAGGATCACCGGATCGATGTAATTTTTGCCTACTTCGATCTGCTGTATGAGGAGTTCGGGCTGGAGACCGGCCTCTGCATCCTGGAATCCGCACTGCAGGGCAGGAAGACAACGCTCATCCTGGAACATCTCAACCTTGAAGGGGATCCGCTGGTGGAGCAGTTTATTAAGAAGCACGCGTTCGACCTGGTCCTGACAATCCGGCTCTCGACCCACCCCCTGCCACCGTTCAGTTATTTCACGCTCGTCCACGCTTCCTGGGCACCCATCCCGATCCGCTCGATCCCATTCTCGATCCACGAGGGAATGGTCATTCCCTATATCCCGAAGATCGTGGTGATCGGGCCGGAAAAATCCGGGAAATCTACCTTCATCTCCCATGCCTCGGGGGCAGGAAAGGTCCCGCCGGTGGCGGATCGCGGACGTGAACCGGTACCAGGAAGTATGGACTTCGGATGGCTGAAGTGGAAAAACTTCGATATCACGCTCTACGGCATCCCGGGGGGGCTCCTCGCCCATCAGGTCCTGCCTGCGCTCCACCACGCCATGGGCGTCGTGATCGTGATCGATGCCTCAGATCCCGGACGTATCTCCCAGGCTAAAGACCTTGCACTTCTCGTTGCAAAGCAGCGGATCCCGGTTGTCATTGCCGCGAACAGGAAGCAGGAGGACGCTGTGATGACAGAGGATGAGATCCGGTCTACCCTCCAGATTCCCAGGGAAATACCCCTTTATTTCATATCCGCAAACGATAGCGATGATGTCCACCGGGTTCTCGAATCGCTGGTCAATTATATCACCCGGATCCCGTTCTGA
- a CDS encoding undecaprenyl diphosphate synthase family protein encodes MIYWLYGRRLMRQIHDLPGHVCFMISGRDMQDAPAKIYQITQWCIEISSVVANQNPSVQGGLRGITFHIATDSPGSLEPCLDEIRRIDTIARLILHVGDREEITGSGMDVVVAIGKSGREEITECIRRMAKDNVPPEAVDENLLESYLTFKYMPDVVIKSGGDHLTDFLIWQSVYSELFFSDVNWKLFRKVDFLRILRDYQSRVRRFGK; translated from the coding sequence ATGATCTACTGGCTTTACGGGCGGAGGCTCATGCGGCAGATTCACGATCTGCCGGGCCATGTCTGTTTCATGATCAGCGGCCGGGATATGCAGGATGCGCCGGCAAAGATCTACCAGATCACCCAGTGGTGCATCGAGATCTCTTCGGTTGTTGCAAACCAGAACCCCTCCGTTCAGGGAGGCCTCCGGGGGATCACGTTCCACATTGCAACCGATTCCCCCGGCTCACTCGAACCGTGCCTGGACGAGATCCGCAGGATAGACACGATTGCCCGCCTGATCCTTCATGTGGGCGACCGCGAAGAGATTACCGGTTCGGGTATGGATGTTGTTGTCGCAATCGGGAAGAGCGGACGCGAGGAGATCACCGAATGTATACGGAGGATGGCAAAAGATAATGTCCCTCCCGAGGCTGTTGATGAGAACCTGCTCGAATCCTATCTCACGTTCAAGTACATGCCCGATGTCGTGATCAAGAGCGGCGGCGACCACCTGACCGATTTCCTCATCTGGCAGTCGGTCTATTCGGAGCTCTTCTTCTCCGATGTCAACTGGAAACTGTTCCGGAAAGTGGACTTTCTCCGCATCCTGCGGGACTACCAGTCGAGGGTGCGCCGGTTCGGAAAGTAG
- a CDS encoding radical SAM protein — protein sequence MTLSHGCILCHQGAKLVLFVTGRCHRTCWYCPLSSERKGTDTVYANERPVDIPAQIIEEAENMSALGTGVTGGEPLLCLDKVTEYCRLLKNHFGPEHQIHLYTSKAPTDEELAAMQGLVDEIRLHPPHECWESIVKSDYIVSAQHAKAMGFDIGIEVPALPGLEHLAAALPYLDFLNINELEWGDTNAYAMRERGYELADDLHNAIDGARGWAEELCRHEKVHFCTSAFKDSVQLRERLKRIAENTARPFEEITDDGTVVYGVLEPDGADDGSIEIFREQLEPGSFEIIDGHIELAWWLLTEYTGTINGNKYVVERYPNGGMIVELTPV from the coding sequence ATGACATTATCCCATGGTTGTATTCTCTGCCACCAGGGCGCAAAACTGGTTCTCTTTGTTACGGGACGATGCCACCGCACCTGCTGGTACTGCCCTCTCTCCAGCGAACGGAAAGGAACGGATACCGTATATGCCAATGAACGTCCCGTTGACATACCGGCCCAGATAATCGAGGAGGCCGAGAACATGAGCGCTCTCGGAACCGGGGTAACGGGGGGAGAACCGCTCCTCTGTCTTGACAAGGTAACTGAATATTGCCGGCTTCTCAAGAACCATTTCGGGCCGGAACACCAGATTCACCTCTATACCTCCAAAGCCCCAACCGATGAGGAACTGGCTGCAATGCAGGGACTCGTGGACGAGATCCGTCTCCACCCGCCGCACGAGTGCTGGGAATCGATTGTAAAATCGGATTATATTGTTTCGGCACAGCATGCAAAGGCTATGGGATTTGACATCGGCATCGAAGTGCCGGCCCTCCCCGGCCTCGAACATCTTGCCGCAGCGCTTCCGTACCTGGATTTCCTCAATATCAACGAGCTGGAATGGGGCGATACCAATGCTTATGCCATGCGCGAGCGGGGGTATGAGCTGGCCGATGACCTGCATAACGCCATTGACGGAGCCCGCGGGTGGGCCGAAGAGTTGTGCCGGCATGAAAAAGTCCACTTCTGCACCTCTGCATTCAAGGATTCGGTCCAGCTCAGGGAGCGCCTGAAGCGGATCGCGGAGAATACCGCCCGGCCGTTCGAAGAGATCACGGACGACGGGACCGTTGTGTACGGAGTCCTTGAGCCGGATGGAGCCGATGATGGCAGTATAGAAATTTTCAGGGAGCAGCTGGAACCGGGCAGCTTCGAGATCATTGACGGCCATATCGAGCTTGCCTGGTGGCTCCTCACCGAGTATACCGGTACCATAAACGGGAACAAGTATGTTGTCGAGCGCTACCCGAACGGCGGGATGATCGTGGAGCTGACCCCCGTATGA
- the uppS gene encoding polyprenyl diphosphate synthase, with product MILRAVIDPVYEWVLRMQCSHVPNHIAIIQDGNRRYAKKAGLDTASGHRAGADRTEEMLDWAHDIGIRHITLYTFSTENFSRDREEVSHLFALFKEKFTSVLSDTRVHKYRIRVQMMGDRTRLPGDLRDAVDAAEEATKDYSGFYLNIALAYGGRNEILLAAKEILSEVRENQADPATIDVQMVEEHLHGGRGIPPVDLIIRTGNDCRTSNFLPWLANGHECAVYFCAPYWPLFRKIDLLRAIRIYDQRVSARA from the coding sequence ATGATCCTGCGCGCTGTCATTGATCCCGTGTACGAATGGGTTCTCCGCATGCAGTGCTCGCATGTGCCAAACCATATCGCCATCATCCAGGATGGCAACCGCAGGTACGCCAAGAAAGCAGGTCTCGACACCGCAAGCGGGCACCGGGCGGGCGCCGACAGGACAGAGGAGATGCTGGACTGGGCCCACGATATCGGGATCCGGCACATCACCCTGTACACGTTCTCGACCGAGAACTTCTCCCGGGACAGGGAGGAGGTCTCGCATCTCTTCGCCCTTTTCAAGGAGAAGTTCACGAGCGTTCTGAGCGATACGCGGGTGCACAAATACCGGATCCGGGTGCAGATGATGGGGGACCGCACCCGGCTCCCGGGCGACCTGCGGGATGCGGTCGATGCCGCAGAAGAAGCTACCAAGGATTATTCCGGGTTCTATCTCAACATTGCCCTTGCCTACGGGGGCAGGAACGAGATTCTCCTTGCAGCAAAGGAGATCTTGAGTGAGGTTAGGGAAAACCAAGCGGATCCGGCCACGATCGATGTCCAGATGGTTGAGGAGCATCTCCACGGGGGAAGGGGCATCCCGCCGGTGGACCTCATCATCCGGACCGGAAACGATTGCCGCACCTCAAATTTCCTTCCCTGGCTTGCCAACGGTCACGAATGCGCAGTCTATTTCTGCGCTCCTTACTGGCCGCTTTTCCGGAAGATCGATCTCCTCCGGGCTATCAGGATCTATGACCAGCGAGTCTCAGCCCGGGCATAA